A window of Zonotrichia leucophrys gambelii isolate GWCS_2022_RI chromosome 11, RI_Zleu_2.0, whole genome shotgun sequence contains these coding sequences:
- the ZNF276 gene encoding zinc finger protein 276, which yields MKRDRRGRFLAAPGGPRAPPAPRRTPGTAARGSEPAEPPAAAACAPEAGIGRALSTGYCRLCHGKFSSRSLRHAFGKVPVLGESSEKQRRVDQVFFADFQRLVGVAVRQDPALPQFVCKKCHAQFYKCRSVLRAFIQRVNASPTGHAKAKGKSSGVQAQPGMEGGASCLVELITSSPQCLHSLVRWAHAHAGGCASVPALRSVLSSEYCGVLRASWGCADGHDYVMDTGSDCGSALLDTAAALRCDWGKGPAQQRLTDNGAEAVAAPRAQQAAARTAPGQQPPSTGSTGCVEKEPTQDRDPSPSRLDGNASVREQALPQPVSPLSTATGQLSGKQVLSATSDERVKDEFSDLSEGDFLSDDESEKRNVQSSDDSFEPYPEKKVSGKKSDSKEAKKAEEPKIRKKPGPKPGWKKKIKCEREELPTIYKCPYQGCTAVYRGADGMKKHIKEHHEEVRERPCPHPGCNKVFMIDRYLQRHVKLIHTEVRNYICDECGQTFKQRKHLSVHQMRHSGAKPLQCEICGFQCRQRASLKYHMTKHKAEAELEFACDQCGKRFEKAHNLNVHMSMVHPLTQAQDKGKALEPEPLVLLTAAGTAQGQAVKPEVTAEPEPT from the exons ATGAAGCGCGATCGGCGCGGGCGGTTCCTGGCGGCCCCGGgcggcccccgggccccccccgcgccccgccggaCCCCCGGCACGGCCGCCCGCGGCTCCGAGCCCGCCGAgccccccgcggccgccgcctgCGCACCGGAGGCAG GAATCGGCCGAGCGCTGAGCACCGGCTACTGCCGCCTGTGCCACGGCAAGTTCTCCTCGCGGAGCCTGCGGCATGCCTTCGGCAAGGTGCCCGTGCTGGGCGAGAGCTCGGAGAAGCAGCGCCGCGTGGACCAGGTGTTCTTCGCCGACTTCCAGCGCCTGGTGGGCGTGGCGGTGCGCCAGGACCCCGCGCTGCCCCAGTTCGTCTGCAAGAAATGCCATGCCCAGTTCTACAAGTGCCGCAGCGTGCTCCGCGCCTTCATCCAGAGGGTGAACGCCTCGCCCACGGGCCACGCCAAGGCCAAAGGAAA GAGCAGCGGGGTCCAGGCACAGCCGGGTATGGAAGGAGGTGCCTCCTGCCTGG TGGAGCTGATCACGTCCAGCCCGCAGTGCCTGCACAGCCTGGTGCGCTGGGCGCACGCTCACGCCGGGGGCTGCGCCTCGGTGCCGGCGCTGCGCAGCGTGCTCTCCTCCGAGTACTGCGGGGTGCTCCGCGCCTCCTGGGGCTGCGCCGACGGCCACGACTACGTCATGGACACGGGCTCGGACTGCGGCTCCGCGCTGCTCGACACCGCCGCCGCCCTCAGGTGTGACTGGGGCAAGGGCCCGGCGCAGCAGCGCCTGACTGACAACGGGGCCGAGGCTGTtgctgcccccagagcccagcaggctgcagcaaggacagctcctggccagcagccccccagcacGGGGAGCACGGGGTGTGTGGAGAAGGAGCCCACGCAGGACAGGGATCCGTCTCCCTCGCGGCTGGACGGCAACGCCTCCGTCCGGGAGCAGGCCCTGCCGCAGCCTGTCTCCCCTCTGAGCACTGCCACAG GCCAGTTGAGTGGGAAGCAGGTTCTGTCTGCAACGTCGGATGAGCGGGTAAAAGACGAGTTCAGTGACCTTTCTGAGGG ggacttCTTGAGTGACGATGAAAGCGAGAAGAGAAACGTGCAATCCTCAGACGACTCCTTCGAGCCTTACCCCGAGAAGAA GGTTTCTGGCAAGAAAAGCGACAGTAAAGAAGCAAAGAAGGCGGAAGAGCCCAAAATAAGGAAGAAGCCGGGTCCTaagccaggctggaaaaaaaaaatcaaatgtgaaCG ggaggagctgcccacCATCTACAAGTGTCCTTAccagggctgcactgctgtCTACAGAGGGGCTGATGGCATGAAG AAACACATCAAGGAGCACCACGAGGAGGTGCGGGAGCGgccctgccctcaccctggCTGCAACAAGGTGTTCATGATCGACCGGTACCTGCAGCGGCACGTCAAGCTCATCCACACAG AGGTACGGAACTATATCTGTGATGAGTGCGGGCAGACCTTCAAGCAACGCAAACACCTCTCGGTCCATCAGATGCGGCACTCGGGAGCGAAGCCCCTGCA GTGTGAGATCTGCGGGTTCCAGTGCCGCCAGCGCGCCTCCCTCAAGTACCACATGACCAAGCACAAAGCCGAGGCCGAGCTGGAGTTCGCGTGCGACCAGTGCGGGAAGCGCTTCGAGAAGGCGCACAACCTCAACGTGCACATGTCCATGGTGCACCCCCTGACCCAGGCTCAGGACAAGGGCAAGGCGCTGGAGCCGGAGCCCCTGgtgctcctcactgctgcagggACTGCGCAGGGCCAGGCGGTGAAGCCAGAAGTGACTGCGGAGCCCGAGCCCACCTGA
- the VPS9D1 gene encoding VPS9 domain-containing protein 1 isoform X2 yields the protein MAAPGGAEGPAPGRGGRGLQGAMRAASGALGMDSAGRTREAYVEYLKSITLIAQALQEEAAGTENSEGVTPDTPKLLKLAEQCLERVKSIAAALGKAQVKAAAQERAGGPAPLPRHRRVCSDEGGKLSPFLPPEIFQKLQIAEAQSARKELTPLEEASLQNQKLKAAYEARVARLNPNQAVQKTSLTLSLQRQMMENLVIAKAREETLQRKMEERRLRLQEAANRRFSSSVALTPEEQEQRALYAAILEYEQDHDWPRQWKAQLKRSPADLSVVSGLFSCLLSGAAGPAEPPEPPRESSFEDLERFLASPEGWAPAEPPASSGQDAALPELLKGVVRDIHNAIDRLLALTLLAFEGLGTAAGKDQCLACLEEAFFPPLWAPLLALYRTVQQPREAALARSMERHRHAGPADMGLASRLFPPGPGRPAYASAVQDLRLMALESCPRRKLECIVRALRGICECAEEYCGSRDGRSLATAAIGADDLLPILSYVVLQTGLPQLLSECAALEEFIHEGYLIGEEGYCLTSLQSALSYVESLQ from the exons ATGGCCGCGCCGGGGGGCGCCGAGGGGCccgcgccgggccggggggGCCGCGGCCTGCAGGGAGCCATGAGGGCGGCGAGCGGCGCCCTGGGCATGGACAGCGCCGGCCGGACCAGG GAGGCGTACGTGGAGTACCTGAAGAGCATCACGCTGATcgcccaggccctgcaggaggaggcgGCAGGGACAG AGAACAGCGAGGGGGTCACCCCTGACACCCCCAAACTGCTGAAGCTGGCGGAGCAGTGCCTGGAGAGGGTGAAATCCATCGCGGCGGCGCTGG ggaaagCCCAGGTGaaagcagctgcacaggagcGGGCCGGGGGCCCGGCGCCCCTCCCCAGGCACCGCCGCGTCTGCTCGGACGAGGGGGGGAAGCTCTCGCCGTTCCTGCCCCCGGAGATCTTTCAGAAGCTGCAGATCGCCGAGGCACAGAGCGCTCGGAA GGAGCTGACCCCGCTGGAGGAGGCCTCCCTGCAGAACCAGAAGCTGAAGGCGGCCTACGAGGCACGGGTGGCGCGGCTGAACCCAAACCAGGCTGTGCAGAAAACATCCCTG ACGCTGTCCCTGCAGCGGCAGATGATGGAGAACCTGGTGATCGCCAAGGCCCGGGAGGAGACT ctgcagcgCAAGATGGAAGAGCGGCGGCTGCGGCTGCAGGAGGCGGCCAACCG GAGGTTCTCCAGCAGCGTGGCACTCACCCccgaggagcaggagcagcgaGCACTCTACGCTGCCATCCTTGAGTATGAGCAGGACCAT GACTGGCCAAGGCAGTGGAAGGCGCAGCTGAAGCGGAGCCCGGCGGATCTCTCCGTGGTGTCAGGGCTCTTCTCCTGTCTCCTGAG CGGCGCCGCGGGGCCCGcagagccccccgagcccccccggGAGAGCTCCTTCGAGGACCTGGAGCGGTTCCTGGCATCCCCCGAGGGCTGGGCCCCCGCAGAGCCCCCGGCCAGCTCCGGGCAGGACGCGGCGCTGCCGGAGCTGCTGAAGGGCGTCGTGAGAGACATCCACAACGCCATTG acaggctgctggctctgacTCTGCTGGCCTTCGAGGGGCTCGGCACCGCCGCCGGCAAGGACCAGTGCCTGGCCTGCCTGGAGGAGGCTTTCTTCCCCCCGCTGTGGGCCCCGCTCCTGGCCCTCTACAG GACCGTGCAGCAGCCCCGTGAGGCGGCCCTGGCGCGCAGCATGGAGCGGCACCGGCACGCCGGCCCCGCCGACATGGGGCTGGCCTCGCGCCTCTTcccgcccgggcccggccgccccGCGTACGCCTCGGCCGTGCAGGACCTGCGGCTGATGGCGCTGGAGAGCTGTCCCCGCAGGAAGCTGGAGTGCATCG TGCGGGCCCTGCGTGGCATCTGCGAGTGTGCCGAGGAGTACTGCGGCTCCCGGGACGGCCGGAGCCTCGCCACGGCCGCCAT CGGGGCAGATGACCTGCTGCCCATCCTGTCCTACGTGGTGCTGCAGACcgggctgccccagctgctctccgAGTGTGCGGCCCTGGAGGAGTTCATCCATGAGGG GTACCTGATCGGGGAGGAGGGGTACTGCCTGACGTCCCTGCAGAGCGCCCTGTCCTACGTGGAGTCGCTGCAGTGA
- the VPS9D1 gene encoding VPS9 domain-containing protein 1 isoform X1: MAAPGGAEGPAPGRGGRGLQGAMRAASGALGMDSAGRTREAYVEYLKSITLIAQALQEEAAGTENSEGVTPDTPKLLKLAEQCLERVKSIAAALGKAQVKAAAQERAGGPAPLPRHRRVCSDEGGKLSPFLPPEIFQKLQIAEAQSARKELTPLEEASLQNQKLKAAYEARVARLNPNQAVQKTSLTLSLQRQMMENLVIAKAREETLQRKMEERRLRLQEAANRRFSSSVALTPEEQEQRALYAAILEYEQDHDWPRQWKAQLKRSPADLSVVSGLFSCLLSCPEHPISQLLRRLQCAVYARLYPAVSRGPADASPGSPSALSFLSLDAGGSSLPAEPGGRRLRASRSLHCMFSVPEHGPAALRHSHSSTPLADSGAAGPAEPPEPPRESSFEDLERFLASPEGWAPAEPPASSGQDAALPELLKGVVRDIHNAIDRLLALTLLAFEGLGTAAGKDQCLACLEEAFFPPLWAPLLALYRTVQQPREAALARSMERHRHAGPADMGLASRLFPPGPGRPAYASAVQDLRLMALESCPRRKLECIVRALRGICECAEEYCGSRDGRSLATAAIGADDLLPILSYVVLQTGLPQLLSECAALEEFIHEGYLIGEEGYCLTSLQSALSYVESLQ, from the exons ATGGCCGCGCCGGGGGGCGCCGAGGGGCccgcgccgggccggggggGCCGCGGCCTGCAGGGAGCCATGAGGGCGGCGAGCGGCGCCCTGGGCATGGACAGCGCCGGCCGGACCAGG GAGGCGTACGTGGAGTACCTGAAGAGCATCACGCTGATcgcccaggccctgcaggaggaggcgGCAGGGACAG AGAACAGCGAGGGGGTCACCCCTGACACCCCCAAACTGCTGAAGCTGGCGGAGCAGTGCCTGGAGAGGGTGAAATCCATCGCGGCGGCGCTGG ggaaagCCCAGGTGaaagcagctgcacaggagcGGGCCGGGGGCCCGGCGCCCCTCCCCAGGCACCGCCGCGTCTGCTCGGACGAGGGGGGGAAGCTCTCGCCGTTCCTGCCCCCGGAGATCTTTCAGAAGCTGCAGATCGCCGAGGCACAGAGCGCTCGGAA GGAGCTGACCCCGCTGGAGGAGGCCTCCCTGCAGAACCAGAAGCTGAAGGCGGCCTACGAGGCACGGGTGGCGCGGCTGAACCCAAACCAGGCTGTGCAGAAAACATCCCTG ACGCTGTCCCTGCAGCGGCAGATGATGGAGAACCTGGTGATCGCCAAGGCCCGGGAGGAGACT ctgcagcgCAAGATGGAAGAGCGGCGGCTGCGGCTGCAGGAGGCGGCCAACCG GAGGTTCTCCAGCAGCGTGGCACTCACCCccgaggagcaggagcagcgaGCACTCTACGCTGCCATCCTTGAGTATGAGCAGGACCAT GACTGGCCAAGGCAGTGGAAGGCGCAGCTGAAGCGGAGCCCGGCGGATCTCTCCGTGGTGTCAGGGCTCTTCTCCTGTCTCCTGAG CTGCCCCGAGCACCCCATCTCGCAGCTGCTGCGGCGGCTGCAGTGCGCGGTGTACGCCCGCCTCTACCCCGCCGTcagccgcggccccgccgaCGCCTCCCCCGGCTCCCCCTCGGCCTTGTCCTTCCTGTCGCTGGACGCCGGGGGCTCCTCGCTGCCCGCCGAGCCCGGGGGCCGCCGGCTCCGAGCGTCCCGCAGCCTGCACTGCATGTTCTCGGTGCCCGAGCACGGCCCGGCCGCGCTGCGGCACAGCCACTCCAGCACCCCCCTCGCCGACAGCGGCGCCGCGGGGCCCGcagagccccccgagcccccccggGAGAGCTCCTTCGAGGACCTGGAGCGGTTCCTGGCATCCCCCGAGGGCTGGGCCCCCGCAGAGCCCCCGGCCAGCTCCGGGCAGGACGCGGCGCTGCCGGAGCTGCTGAAGGGCGTCGTGAGAGACATCCACAACGCCATTG acaggctgctggctctgacTCTGCTGGCCTTCGAGGGGCTCGGCACCGCCGCCGGCAAGGACCAGTGCCTGGCCTGCCTGGAGGAGGCTTTCTTCCCCCCGCTGTGGGCCCCGCTCCTGGCCCTCTACAG GACCGTGCAGCAGCCCCGTGAGGCGGCCCTGGCGCGCAGCATGGAGCGGCACCGGCACGCCGGCCCCGCCGACATGGGGCTGGCCTCGCGCCTCTTcccgcccgggcccggccgccccGCGTACGCCTCGGCCGTGCAGGACCTGCGGCTGATGGCGCTGGAGAGCTGTCCCCGCAGGAAGCTGGAGTGCATCG TGCGGGCCCTGCGTGGCATCTGCGAGTGTGCCGAGGAGTACTGCGGCTCCCGGGACGGCCGGAGCCTCGCCACGGCCGCCAT CGGGGCAGATGACCTGCTGCCCATCCTGTCCTACGTGGTGCTGCAGACcgggctgccccagctgctctccgAGTGTGCGGCCCTGGAGGAGTTCATCCATGAGGG GTACCTGATCGGGGAGGAGGGGTACTGCCTGACGTCCCTGCAGAGCGCCCTGTCCTACGTGGAGTCGCTGCAGTGA
- the SPATA2L gene encoding spermatogenesis-associated protein 2-like protein: MGGSGRNQSRGVTPGRMEAGRCPGGLGGAEFRIRGFGGGSSQVREGIPGYRGGVSRCCARRMCAGSALRQEQRQDFGQELRQEFHREYRRSLQRELGPAGTCPGPAVAERLRQRLQQEPALLEALHEDALALLARGLRDHPDPGLALRGLAGAFRLLELAAVNLYLFPWRREFGSIPTFSGAYVHLLRPALPEADLLRSLGRLGYERRERHRLAVGRLPPGPALIAAAVGFLACRLECEILAELALQLRQPRAEELLEARHRAGGAKGYLETQRRVAPDCGDSVDLYQERPDSPEDTGSKDTAPPALWRDPQDVPTRGWGRCDSTLGPEPVDSADPDTSSHLFPQPELVGTGRSPQVLGEPRDSPQATPELPCYQLHSCLQRGMLPSYCCSTCRQLHGGGCALGRACRSHHRGQELHGERQQRLWLQRSELDMLLARGSVPRS, from the exons ATGGGGGGAAGCGGGAGGAACCAGAGCCGGGGAGTGACACCGGGGAGAATGGAAGCAGGGAGGTGCCCGGGAGGCCTCGGGGGAGCGGAGTTCCGCATCCGAGGCTTTGGCGGGGGATCCTCACAGGTTCGGGAGGGGATCCCGGGGTACCGGGGAGGGGTCTCACGCTGCTGTGCCCGCAGGATGTGTGCAGGCTCGGCGCTGCGGCAGGAGCAGCGGCAGGACTTCGGGCAGGAATTGCGGCAGGAGTTCCACCGGGAGTACCGCCGCTCTCTGCAGCGGGAGCTCGGCCCCGCCGGGacctgccccggccccgccgtgGCGGAGCGGCTGCGGCAgcggctgcagcaggagccggCGCTGCTGGAGGCGCTGCACGAGGacgccctggcactgctggcccgGGGGCTGCGGGACCACCCCGACCCCGGGCTGGCGCTGCGAGGCCTGGCCGGCGCCTTccggctgctggagctggcggCCGTCAACCTCTACCTCTTCCCGTGGCGCCGGGAGTTCGGCAGCATCCCG ACCTTCTCCGGCGCCTACGTGCACCTGCTGCGCCCGGCGCTCCCCGAAGCCGACCTGCTGCGGAGTTTGGGCCGGCTGGGCTACgagcggcgggagcggcacCGCCTGGCCGTGGGCCGGCTGCCCCCGGGGCCCGCGCTGATCGCCGCCGCTGTCGGCTTCCTGGCCTGCCGCCTGGAGTGCGAgatcctggcagagctggcgCTGCAGCTGCGACAGCCCCGCgccgaggagctgctggaggcacGGCACCGGGCCGGGGGTGCCAAGGGATACCTGGAGACACAGCGCAGGGTGGCTCCCGACTGTGGTGACAGCGTGGATCTCTACCAGGAGAGGCCAGACAGCCCTGAGGACACGGGCAGCAAGGACACAGCCCCCCCAGCGCTGTGGAGGGACCCTCAGGATGTGCCCACGAGGGGCTGGGGCCGCTGCGACAGCACGCTGGGGCCAGAGCCTGTGGACAGCGCCGATCCGGACACCTCCTCTCACCTGTTCCCGCAGCCAGAGCTGGTGGGGACCGGCAGAAGTCCCCAGGTGCTGGGGGAGCCCCGGGATTCCCCCCAGGCCACGCCGGAGCTGCCCTGCTACCAGCTGCACTCGTGCCTGCAGCGGGGCATGCTGCCCTCGtactgctgcagcacctgccgGCAGCTGCACGGGGGCGGCTGCGCCCTGGGCCGCGCCTGCCGCAGCCACCACCGCGGGCAGGAGCTGCACGGGGAGCGGCAGCAGCGCCTGTGGCTGCAGCGCAGCGAgctggacatgctgctggcccgGGGCTCTGTGCCCCGCTCCTGA
- the CDK10 gene encoding cyclin-dependent kinase 10 isoform X2, whose product MPGVHPGARQCQVCVLVPRRPVLSPDRARDTLTNETVALKKVRMDNEKDGMPISSLREITLLLQLQHPNIVELKDVVVGNHLESIFLVMGYCEQDLASLLENMQTPFSEAQVKCIILQVLRGLQYLHENYIIHRDLKVSNLLMTDKGCVKIADFGLARTYGMPPKPMTPKVVTLWYRAPELLLGMTTQTTSIDMWAAGCILAELLAHKPLLPGTSEIHQIDLIVQLLGTPNENIWPGFSKLPLATQYTLRKQPYNNLKHRFPWLSEAGLRLLNFLFMYDPKKRATAKDCLESSYFKEKPLPCEPELMPTFPHHRNKRAASTALESQTKRSKP is encoded by the exons ATGCCAG GTGTGCATCCTGGTGCCAGGCAATGCCAGGTGTGTGTCCTGGTGCCAAGGCggcctgtgctgtccccagacCGTGCCCGGGACACGCTGACCAACGAGACAGTGGCCCTGAAGAAGGTGCGGATGGACAACGAGAAGGATG gaaTGCCCATCAGCAGCCTGCGGGAGatcaccctgctcctgcagctccagcaccccaACATTGTGGAGCTGAAGGACGTGGTTGTGGGAAACCACCTGGAGAG cattttcctggTGATGGGGTACTGCGAGCAGGACCTGGCCAGTCTCCTGGAGAACATGCAAACGCCCTTCTCAGAGGCTCAG gtgaaGTGCATCATCCTGCAGGTGCTCAGGGGCCTGCAGTACCTCCATGAGAACTACATCATCCACAG GGACCTGAAGGTCTCCAACCTGCTGATGACCGACAAGGGCTGTGTGAAGATAG CTGATTTTGGGCTGGCACGCACCTACGGGATGCCCCCTAAGCCCATGACCCCCAAAGTGGTGACCCTGTG GTACCGtgcaccagagctgctgctgggcatgaCCACCCAGACCACCAGCATTGACATGTG GGCTGCTGGCTGCATCCTGGCCGAGCTGCTGGCACACAAACCACTGCTGCCAGGCACCTCTGAGATCCACCAGATCGACCTGATcgtgcagctcctggggacgCCCAACGAGAACATCTGGCCG GGCTTCTCCAAGCTGCCCCTGGCCACGCAGTACACCCTGCGCAAGCAGCCCTACAACAACCTCAAGCACAGGTTCCCCTGGCTCTCGGAGGCTGGGCTGCGACTGCTCAACTTCCTCTTCATGTATGACCCCAAGAAAAG GGCCACGGCCAAGGACTGCCTGGAGAGCTCCTACTTCAAGGAGAAGCCCTTGC CGTGTGAGCCCGAGCTGATGCCCACCTTCCCACACCACCGGAACAAGCGGGCGGCCAGCACGGCCCTGGAGAGCCAGACCAAGCGCAGcaagccctga
- the CDK10 gene encoding cyclin-dependent kinase 10 isoform X1 — MAAAEAGPEPGPEPGPAEPELEPLRLRRLRGDGFFEVPAADRLGRCRSVKEFEKLNRIGEGTYGIVYRARDTLTNETVALKKVRMDNEKDGMPISSLREITLLLQLQHPNIVELKDVVVGNHLESIFLVMGYCEQDLASLLENMQTPFSEAQVKCIILQVLRGLQYLHENYIIHRDLKVSNLLMTDKGCVKIADFGLARTYGMPPKPMTPKVVTLWYRAPELLLGMTTQTTSIDMWAAGCILAELLAHKPLLPGTSEIHQIDLIVQLLGTPNENIWPGFSKLPLATQYTLRKQPYNNLKHRFPWLSEAGLRLLNFLFMYDPKKRATAKDCLESSYFKEKPLPCEPELMPTFPHHRNKRAASTALESQTKRSKP, encoded by the exons ATGGCAGCGGCTGAGGCGGGACCAGAACCGGGGCCAGAACCGGGACCGGCCGAGCCTGAGCTGGAGCCCCTGAGGCTGCGGCGGCTGCGCGGAGACGGCTTCTTCGAGGTCCCGGCGGCCGATCGG CTGGGACGGTGCCGCAGCGTGAAGGAGTTTGAGAAGCTGAACCGGATCGGAGAGGGCACGTACGGCATCGTGT acCGTGCCCGGGACACGCTGACCAACGAGACAGTGGCCCTGAAGAAGGTGCGGATGGACAACGAGAAGGATG gaaTGCCCATCAGCAGCCTGCGGGAGatcaccctgctcctgcagctccagcaccccaACATTGTGGAGCTGAAGGACGTGGTTGTGGGAAACCACCTGGAGAG cattttcctggTGATGGGGTACTGCGAGCAGGACCTGGCCAGTCTCCTGGAGAACATGCAAACGCCCTTCTCAGAGGCTCAG gtgaaGTGCATCATCCTGCAGGTGCTCAGGGGCCTGCAGTACCTCCATGAGAACTACATCATCCACAG GGACCTGAAGGTCTCCAACCTGCTGATGACCGACAAGGGCTGTGTGAAGATAG CTGATTTTGGGCTGGCACGCACCTACGGGATGCCCCCTAAGCCCATGACCCCCAAAGTGGTGACCCTGTG GTACCGtgcaccagagctgctgctgggcatgaCCACCCAGACCACCAGCATTGACATGTG GGCTGCTGGCTGCATCCTGGCCGAGCTGCTGGCACACAAACCACTGCTGCCAGGCACCTCTGAGATCCACCAGATCGACCTGATcgtgcagctcctggggacgCCCAACGAGAACATCTGGCCG GGCTTCTCCAAGCTGCCCCTGGCCACGCAGTACACCCTGCGCAAGCAGCCCTACAACAACCTCAAGCACAGGTTCCCCTGGCTCTCGGAGGCTGGGCTGCGACTGCTCAACTTCCTCTTCATGTATGACCCCAAGAAAAG GGCCACGGCCAAGGACTGCCTGGAGAGCTCCTACTTCAAGGAGAAGCCCTTGC CGTGTGAGCCCGAGCTGATGCCCACCTTCCCACACCACCGGAACAAGCGGGCGGCCAGCACGGCCCTGGAGAGCCAGACCAAGCGCAGcaagccctga
- the CHMP1A gene encoding charged multivesicular body protein 1a: MDDTLFQLKFTAKQLEKLSKKAEKDSKAEQAKVKKALQQKNVECARVYAENAIRKRNEGLNWLRMASRVDAVASKVQTAVTMKGVTKNMAQVTKALDKALSSMDLQKVSAVMDKFEQQVQNLDVHTSVMEDSMSSATTLSTPQEQVDSLIVQIAEENGLEIMDQLSQLPEGASALGESSVRSQEDQLSRRLAALRN, encoded by the exons ATGGACG aCACGCTCTTCCAGCTGAAG TTCACTGccaagcagctggagaagctCTCCAAGAAAGCCGAGAAGGACTCCAAGGCTGAGCAGGCCAAAGTCAAAAAG gccCTGCAGCAGAAGAACGTGGAGTGTGCCCGTGTCTATGCCGAGAACGCCATCCGCAAGCGGAACGAGGGGCTGAACTGGCTGCGCATGGCGTCGCGCGTGGACGCCGTGGCCTCCAAGGTGCAGACGGCCGTCACCATGAAGGGG GTGACGAAGAACATGGCCCAGGTGACCAAGGCTCTGGACAAGGCCCTGAGCTCCATGGACCTGCAGAAGGTGTCGGCAGTGATGGATAAATTCGAGCAGCAAGTGCAGAACCTGGATGTCCACACGTCG GTCATGGAGGACTCCATGAGCTCGGCCACCACGCTGAGCACGCCGCAGGAGCAGGTGGACAGCCTGATCGTGCAGATCGCCGAGGAGAACGGGCTGGAGATCATGGACCAGCTGAGCCAGCTGCCCGAGGGCGCCTCGGCCCTGGGGGAGAGCTCTGTGCGCTCCCAGGAGGACCAGCTGTCCCGGAG gctggctgCCCTGAGGAactga